Proteins from a single region of Mucilaginibacter daejeonensis:
- a CDS encoding nicotinate phosphoribosyltransferase, whose amino-acid sequence MKRENLILLADAYKYAHHKLYYPGTTQIYSYLESRGGMFDNTVFFGLQYFLKEYLEGQAFTQQDVDEADAFLPQVFGRDDVFDRSKFQYIIDKYDGHLPVKIKAVAEGTAVPISNVLMTIENTDPECYWLPNFLETLLMQVWYPCTVATLSAETRKLIARYYQETATEGSEAGIDFALNDFGFRGVSSVEGAGIGGAAHLLSFSGSDNLAGSRLAMKYYDTQKVYGLSIPATEHSICTLLGREGELEIFRHVLRTFPTGTVACVSDSYNIFKACSDYWGTELHDEIMNRQGTLVIRPDSGDPIRTLLAIFEILFDKFGFTTNAKGYKVLPPQLRVIQGDGVNYDAINSIYEALKEHQISAENLVLGMGGALLQKVDRDTQRFALKCSSAVVNGQQIAVEKSPTEMDKNGNITPSFKKSKSGRLKLVKTDGTYRTVNEDTLPEVPDQLHTVFENGKLTDTLTFEQVKANLNDR is encoded by the coding sequence ATGAAACGCGAGAATTTGATCTTACTGGCCGATGCCTATAAATACGCTCACCATAAATTATACTACCCTGGTACCACGCAGATCTATAGTTACCTTGAAAGCCGTGGTGGCATGTTCGATAATACCGTTTTCTTCGGTCTGCAATACTTTTTGAAGGAGTACCTGGAGGGCCAGGCCTTTACCCAGCAAGACGTTGATGAGGCAGATGCCTTTTTACCACAGGTGTTCGGCCGCGATGATGTGTTCGACCGCAGCAAGTTCCAATACATCATTGACAAGTACGACGGCCACCTGCCTGTAAAGATCAAAGCCGTTGCCGAGGGTACCGCGGTGCCTATCAGCAACGTGTTGATGACCATTGAGAACACCGACCCCGAGTGCTACTGGCTGCCTAACTTTTTAGAGACCTTGCTGATGCAGGTATGGTATCCGTGTACCGTTGCCACGCTGAGTGCCGAGACCAGAAAGCTGATCGCCCGGTATTATCAGGAGACCGCTACCGAGGGCTCCGAAGCAGGTATCGACTTTGCACTGAACGATTTTGGCTTCCGAGGGGTGAGCAGCGTGGAAGGTGCCGGCATCGGCGGGGCCGCCCACCTGCTGAGCTTCAGCGGCAGCGATAACCTAGCCGGCAGCCGCCTGGCCATGAAGTATTATGATACGCAAAAGGTATATGGCCTGAGCATACCGGCCACCGAGCACAGCATTTGCACGCTGCTTGGCCGCGAGGGCGAATTAGAGATATTCCGCCATGTATTGCGCACCTTCCCTACCGGAACGGTGGCCTGCGTGTCTGACAGCTATAACATCTTCAAGGCTTGCAGCGACTACTGGGGAACCGAACTGCACGACGAGATCATGAACCGGCAAGGCACCCTGGTGATCCGCCCCGATAGCGGCGACCCGATCAGGACGTTACTTGCTATATTCGAGATATTATTTGACAAGTTCGGGTTCACCACCAATGCCAAAGGCTACAAGGTGCTTCCACCGCAACTACGGGTGATTCAGGGCGACGGTGTGAATTACGACGCCATCAACAGCATCTACGAAGCGTTGAAAGAACACCAGATCAGCGCCGAGAACCTGGTTTTGGGTATGGGCGGCGCATTACTGCAAAAGGTGGACCGTGACACCCAGCGTTTTGCCCTCAAATGCAGCAGCGCAGTGGTGAACGGCCAACAAATAGCTGTTGAAAAGAGCCCGACCGAAATGGACAAGAACGGAAACATCACACCAAGTTTTAAAAAGAGCAAGAGCGGACGTTTAAAGCTGGTTAAAACTGATGGCACTTACCGAACCGTGAACGAGGACACTCTCCCCGAAGTGCCTGACCAATTACACACCGTTTTTGAGAACGGCAAATTGACCGATACCCTTACCTTTGAGCAGGTAAAAGCCAACCTAAATGACCGCTAA
- a CDS encoding NUDIX hydrolase: MSGVQHIRVSVDAVVFGYTSKEGLSVLLIQRKIAPFKGMWALPGGLVGDHESLEQAVERELKEETGISINYLEQLYSFGQPDRDPRNRVISITYYGLVKPDAFELQANTDAADVAWSNIRSLPPLAFDHQQIIQVAHERLKSKILYEPIGFELLDEKFAFSELEKLYMAVLDRPIDRRNFKKKISKLDLLENTREKQALAGAGRPGELYRFNKAKYAEAKHKGINFEI; encoded by the coding sequence ATGTCGGGCGTGCAGCATATCAGGGTATCGGTTGATGCCGTAGTTTTTGGATATACTTCAAAAGAGGGGTTATCGGTATTGCTTATCCAACGTAAGATCGCGCCCTTTAAAGGCATGTGGGCCCTCCCCGGCGGCTTGGTAGGCGATCATGAATCATTGGAGCAGGCCGTTGAGCGTGAACTTAAGGAAGAGACGGGCATCAGCATCAATTACCTTGAACAGCTCTATAGTTTTGGACAGCCCGATCGCGACCCACGCAACCGCGTGATCTCCATCACCTATTACGGCCTGGTAAAGCCTGATGCCTTTGAGCTACAGGCCAACACCGATGCCGCCGACGTGGCCTGGTCAAACATCAGGTCGCTCCCTCCGCTGGCCTTTGACCACCAACAGATCATCCAAGTGGCCCATGAGCGATTGAAAAGCAAGATCCTGTACGAGCCTATCGGGTTTGAACTGCTTGACGAAAAGTTCGCCTTTTCAGAACTGGAAAAGCTGTATATGGCCGTGCTCGACCGCCCGATCGATCGCCGCAACTTTAAAAAGAAGATCAGCAAGTTGGACCTCCTTGAGAACACCAGGGAAAAACAAGCGTTGGCGGGTGCAGGCCGACCAGGTGAGCTTTACCGCTTCAACAAGGCCAAATACGCTGAGGCCAAGCACAAAGGCATAAACTTTGAGATATAA
- a CDS encoding RagB/SusD family nutrient uptake outer membrane protein — translation MNKNIVAGIAIAAVFVAAGCTKRSELVPESPSNFRPDVTLTTPAAFKSALEALNPSLRFEFFGDSAPLLTESIFTESAVEGTTDKTTPAQDLNVRITPTANLDSDDYNKIARYWYAWYAGIHDANVIISRIDNAVWPTTGARNLTLATAYFHRAYRYYRLVHEFGDVPLVLKEEQSVNIGYFSTQRIVILKKMKEDLEFAVANLNDANAKGDVSKGAAAHLLAKVDLALGLFDEAIAACNVAINGPYKLMTARFGVNGTDATKNVIWDLHRPENKAISNNTEALYVVLDRETLDGATPNGSQVMRNCCPMWHNGTILTPGTLKPGMSDKVTEEVPLTLLYGRGIGRLRGTPYATKYIWTDNTDLRHAPGNWMNMTDLVYNNPSIKSTDAAWYGKKLQEYTAANVNQRFLNGARDTIRAWFGWPHYKVFIGSAQYATDKWWSPPRGTNTDWYVFRLAETYLLRAEAYIWKNQLGSAMNDINAVRARAQAQLITDPSTVNIGTILDERQRELYWEEPRKTELTRMAYIFAQTGQTAYNGKAYNVANFATSNFFYDRIMEKNDFYKNPAVITNSGNRYTISAYHVLWPIPQREIDLNTNGRINQNKGYAGAELNVAPLDKIVP, via the coding sequence ATGAACAAAAATATAGTAGCAGGTATTGCCATTGCCGCGGTATTTGTGGCCGCAGGTTGTACCAAACGCAGTGAGTTGGTTCCTGAGTCGCCATCGAATTTCAGGCCCGATGTTACCCTGACCACGCCGGCCGCTTTTAAGTCGGCACTGGAAGCGTTGAATCCAAGTTTGCGTTTCGAGTTCTTCGGTGATTCGGCACCCTTACTCACGGAGTCTATCTTCACCGAATCGGCAGTGGAAGGAACTACTGATAAGACCACACCAGCACAGGACCTGAACGTGCGTATCACACCAACGGCCAACCTGGATAGCGATGATTATAACAAGATCGCCCGTTACTGGTACGCCTGGTACGCTGGTATACACGATGCCAACGTGATCATTAGCCGTATCGATAACGCCGTGTGGCCTACCACCGGCGCCCGTAACCTTACGCTCGCCACCGCATACTTTCACCGTGCTTACCGTTACTACCGTTTGGTGCACGAATTTGGTGATGTGCCGTTGGTTTTAAAAGAAGAGCAAAGCGTGAACATCGGTTACTTTAGTACCCAGCGTATAGTGATCCTGAAAAAAATGAAAGAGGATCTTGAGTTCGCCGTGGCCAACCTGAACGATGCCAATGCCAAAGGCGATGTATCTAAAGGTGCCGCCGCTCACTTACTGGCTAAGGTGGACCTGGCCCTGGGCCTGTTCGACGAGGCTATAGCAGCCTGTAACGTCGCTATCAACGGTCCTTACAAATTAATGACCGCACGTTTTGGCGTGAATGGTACCGATGCCACCAAGAACGTGATCTGGGACCTTCACCGTCCGGAGAATAAAGCGATCTCTAACAATACCGAGGCTTTATACGTGGTGCTTGACCGCGAGACGCTTGATGGCGCCACCCCTAACGGATCACAGGTGATGCGTAACTGCTGCCCGATGTGGCACAACGGTACTATCCTGACCCCGGGAACATTGAAGCCGGGCATGTCTGACAAGGTGACCGAGGAAGTTCCGCTTACCTTGCTTTACGGACGTGGTATCGGTCGTTTGCGTGGTACACCATATGCCACTAAATACATCTGGACCGATAACACCGACCTGCGTCATGCCCCGGGCAACTGGATGAACATGACCGACCTGGTGTATAACAACCCATCGATCAAAAGTACTGATGCTGCCTGGTATGGTAAAAAATTACAGGAGTATACCGCTGCCAATGTTAACCAGCGCTTTTTAAATGGCGCGCGCGATACCATCCGTGCATGGTTCGGCTGGCCGCATTACAAAGTATTCATCGGTTCGGCACAATACGCTACTGATAAATGGTGGAGCCCACCGCGTGGTACCAATACCGACTGGTATGTGTTCCGCTTGGCCGAGACCTACCTGTTACGTGCTGAGGCGTACATTTGGAAGAACCAGTTAGGTTCGGCTATGAACGACATCAACGCTGTGCGTGCCCGTGCCCAGGCTCAGCTCATCACCGATCCAAGCACGGTGAACATCGGCACCATACTGGATGAGCGCCAGCGTGAGTTGTACTGGGAGGAGCCTCGTAAAACAGAGCTTACCCGTATGGCCTACATATTTGCACAAACCGGGCAAACCGCCTATAATGGTAAGGCTTATAACGTGGCCAACTTTGCTACCAGCAACTTCTTTTATGACCGCATCATGGAGAAGAACGATTTCTACAAAAATCCGGCTGTGATCACCAACTCAGGAAACCGTTACACCATTTCGGCCTATCACGTACTGTGGCCGATACCACAGCGCGAGATCGACCTGAACACCAATGGCCGCATCAATCAGAACAAAGGTTATGCTGGTGCTGAGCTTAACGTGGCACCATTGGATAAGATCGTGCCTTGA
- a CDS encoding glycoside hydrolase family 88 protein, with product MKKIHLTLALGMLVTAASAQHNAKKAIPFAEKQTDVMLKAIPQAKEKATKPNVVSPRTLNAAGELVMIPSRDWVSGFFPGELWYLFEYTHDQKWKDAAKTYTAFIEPEQFDKGTHDVGFKIYCSVGNGYRLTKDAHYKDVIIQAAKTLSTRFNPKVGAIKSWDGRKEWPYPVIIDNMMNLELLFEASKLSGDTSFRNIAIKHANTTMKNHFRPDFSSYHVIDYDPQTGAAVHKQTHQGYADASAWARGQGWGLYGYTLCYRETKDPKYLKQAEAIAKFIMTNPNMPADKVPYWDFNAPDIPNAPRDASAAAIMASALYELSTYGKNGKQYRKMADEMTNSLSKNYQAKPGESQGFILLHSTGHKPANSEIDVPISYADYYYLEAMLRQDRLEKGKPVIAVN from the coding sequence ATGAAGAAGATACATTTAACCTTAGCGCTCGGCATGCTGGTCACGGCAGCCAGCGCGCAACACAACGCCAAGAAAGCTATCCCATTTGCAGAAAAGCAAACGGACGTGATGCTCAAAGCAATTCCGCAGGCCAAAGAAAAAGCTACCAAACCGAATGTGGTATCGCCACGTACGCTAAACGCGGCCGGCGAACTGGTCATGATCCCCTCACGTGATTGGGTGAGCGGCTTCTTCCCCGGCGAATTGTGGTACCTTTTCGAGTATACCCATGATCAAAAATGGAAGGATGCTGCCAAGACCTACACCGCTTTCATCGAGCCGGAACAATTTGACAAGGGAACCCACGACGTAGGTTTCAAGATCTATTGCAGCGTAGGCAACGGTTACCGTTTGACCAAGGATGCCCACTACAAGGATGTGATCATCCAGGCGGCTAAAACCTTGAGCACCCGTTTCAACCCTAAAGTAGGCGCGATCAAATCATGGGACGGGCGCAAAGAATGGCCTTACCCGGTGATCATTGATAACATGATGAACCTGGAACTGTTGTTCGAGGCCAGCAAGCTATCGGGCGATACCTCGTTCCGCAATATTGCCATCAAGCATGCCAACACCACCATGAAGAACCACTTTCGCCCTGACTTTAGCTCGTACCACGTGATCGATTATGATCCGCAAACAGGCGCTGCGGTACACAAACAGACCCATCAGGGCTACGCCGATGCATCGGCCTGGGCAAGGGGACAAGGCTGGGGTTTGTACGGTTACACCTTGTGCTACCGCGAGACCAAAGATCCTAAGTACCTCAAGCAGGCCGAAGCGATCGCCAAGTTCATCATGACCAACCCTAACATGCCGGCCGATAAGGTACCTTACTGGGACTTTAACGCGCCCGATATCCCGAACGCACCACGTGATGCTTCGGCGGCGGCGATCATGGCCTCAGCCTTGTATGAGTTGAGCACTTACGGCAAGAACGGCAAGCAATACCGCAAAATGGCCGATGAGATGACCAATAGCCTGAGTAAGAACTATCAGGCCAAGCCGGGCGAAAGTCAGGGTTTTATATTGCTGCACAGCACCGGTCACAAACCGGCCAACAGCGAGATCGATGTGCCCATCAGCTACGCCGACTATTACTACCTCGAAGCGATGCTGCGTCAGGACCGCCTCGAGAAAGGTAAGCCTGTGATCGCGGTAAATTGA
- a CDS encoding alginate lyase family protein produces the protein MRKAIAPLLLLIGMTVTAQAQFVSLTAGEVKKLKQAIDTDHQVKRQFEVFEKTARKALAETPGPVALVHSQGLLMGDPVKTASLKAVEDGPKVYALALCSRLYDNRDYLKKAIDYLLAWAKVNKPNGDPIDETKLEEFFTGYDLIRDQISKADRKLIDTWMESIAVAEINSPFARPDKSTAKNNWNSHRIKVIAQVVYAIHADRYRDTVNKLVEQQLVQNLYEDGSSYDFAERDALHYHIYTLEPLLKAMIAVQRGSGKNYYAFVSPTGSSVQRSVQFLLPFVTGVKKHGEFANSKVKFDRDRAANGEKGYVAGHPFEPKNGIIVLSLADHFDPLMVKVVKQVMGDQYLDWQLVLNRVQKAK, from the coding sequence ATGAGAAAAGCTATCGCTCCTTTGCTGCTATTGATAGGTATGACCGTTACGGCCCAGGCGCAATTTGTAAGCCTGACCGCCGGTGAGGTCAAAAAGTTAAAACAGGCGATCGACACCGATCACCAGGTGAAACGACAATTCGAGGTGTTTGAAAAGACAGCCCGGAAGGCTTTGGCCGAAACACCCGGTCCGGTAGCCTTGGTACACTCACAAGGCTTACTGATGGGCGATCCGGTCAAAACGGCGAGCCTTAAGGCAGTGGAGGACGGACCAAAGGTATATGCCCTGGCGCTTTGCTCAAGGCTTTATGATAACCGCGACTATCTCAAAAAGGCCATTGATTACCTGCTGGCCTGGGCCAAAGTGAACAAGCCCAACGGCGACCCGATCGATGAGACCAAGCTGGAAGAATTCTTTACCGGCTATGACCTTATCCGTGATCAGATAAGTAAGGCCGACCGCAAGCTGATCGATACCTGGATGGAAAGCATAGCCGTGGCCGAGATCAACAGCCCCTTCGCCAGACCCGATAAGTCGACCGCCAAGAACAACTGGAACTCGCATCGGATCAAGGTGATCGCGCAGGTGGTGTACGCCATTCACGCCGACCGCTATCGTGATACGGTGAACAAGCTGGTCGAACAGCAACTGGTACAGAACCTGTACGAGGACGGTTCCAGCTATGACTTTGCCGAGCGCGATGCTTTGCATTACCACATTTACACCCTCGAGCCATTGCTAAAAGCCATGATCGCCGTACAGCGGGGTAGCGGTAAGAATTATTATGCTTTTGTATCGCCAACAGGCTCATCGGTACAGCGGTCGGTGCAGTTCCTGCTACCATTCGTCACCGGCGTGAAAAAGCACGGCGAATTTGCCAACAGTAAGGTCAAGTTCGACCGCGACCGTGCCGCCAACGGTGAGAAAGGCTACGTGGCTGGTCATCCGTTCGAGCCCAAGAATGGTATCATCGTACTATCGCTGGCCGATCACTTTGATCCGCTGATGGTGAAGGTCGTTAAACAGGTGATGGGCGATCAATACCTCGACTGGCAACTGGTGCTCAACCGCGTTCAAAAAGCTAAATAG
- a CDS encoding NUDIX domain-containing protein — protein sequence MTTGVIIARFQTPYLHEGHRNLLEQVSAKHSKLIVLLGVSPIKGSRKNPYDYYTREKMIKKDFPGAIVLPVSDHPSDATWSESLDNLLKSVFPNEHFCLYGSRDSFIPYYTGKLPTVDLPEHGDHNATELRKQYAGKVFDSKDFRAGILYAYYNQYTKVYPTVDVAVFRNDRTEILLGKKSNNNKWRLIGGFADPEDESFEQAAKRELAEECGIMEVGEMTYETSAKINDWRYRNEADKIITSLYSCDHIFGTPAAQDDIADLQWFKLSQLPQLIADEKTTPEHTGLFNFLLDRYL from the coding sequence ATGACAACAGGAGTGATCATAGCACGGTTTCAAACCCCATACCTTCACGAAGGTCACCGTAACCTGCTGGAGCAGGTAAGTGCTAAACACAGCAAGCTTATCGTACTGTTAGGCGTAAGCCCCATCAAAGGCAGCCGCAAAAATCCATACGACTATTACACTCGCGAAAAGATGATCAAAAAGGACTTTCCGGGTGCGATCGTGTTGCCGGTGAGCGATCACCCGAGCGATGCCACATGGTCTGAAAGTTTGGACAATCTACTCAAAAGCGTTTTCCCTAATGAGCATTTTTGCCTGTATGGTAGCCGCGATAGCTTCATCCCCTACTATACCGGCAAGCTACCAACGGTAGACCTACCCGAGCACGGCGACCACAACGCCACCGAACTGCGCAAGCAATATGCCGGTAAGGTTTTCGACTCGAAGGATTTCAGGGCAGGCATCCTGTACGCCTACTACAACCAATACACCAAGGTGTACCCTACGGTAGATGTGGCCGTTTTCCGTAATGATCGTACCGAGATCCTGCTGGGCAAAAAATCCAACAACAACAAGTGGCGCCTGATCGGTGGCTTTGCCGACCCCGAGGACGAAAGCTTTGAGCAGGCCGCCAAACGCGAGTTGGCCGAGGAGTGCGGCATTATGGAAGTTGGTGAGATGACCTACGAAACATCGGCCAAGATCAACGACTGGCGGTACCGTAACGAGGCCGACAAGATCATCACCTCCCTGTATAGCTGCGATCACATCTTTGGTACGCCCGCCGCGCAAGATGACATAGCCGATCTGCAATGGTTCAAATTAAGCCAACTGCCACAGCTGATCGCTGATGAGAAGACCACGCCCGAACACACCGGATTGTTCAATTTTTTATTAGACAGATACCTTTAA
- a CDS encoding ribose-phosphate diphosphokinase: MKKLLFAIKEYTYLAERVLACTDMEKGILEVNHFTDGERYQRIISPVDGRDVVLIGGTVSDEAMLELYDLASSLVSYGANSLTLVIPYFGYSTMERAVLSGEIVTAKTRARLLSSIPRSNRGNKVLLFDLHSEGIQYYFEHDLYPVHVYCKDLVIEAARQYGGTDLVMASTDAGRAKWVESLANDMGVSAAFILKRRLKGDHTEVSAINADVAGKTVVIYDDMIRSGGSIINAAKTYKEAGAGDIYVITTHGLFVNDGINKLRDSGLIKKLICTDSHVNTQHINDDFVEVRSIDKLIASVI, encoded by the coding sequence ATGAAAAAGCTACTGTTCGCTATAAAAGAATATACCTACCTGGCCGAGCGGGTACTGGCCTGCACCGATATGGAAAAAGGGATACTCGAGGTGAACCACTTTACGGACGGTGAACGTTACCAGCGCATCATATCGCCAGTTGACGGGCGCGATGTGGTACTGATCGGCGGTACGGTGAGCGATGAGGCCATGCTCGAACTGTACGACCTTGCTTCCTCCTTAGTAAGCTATGGCGCCAACTCGCTAACGCTGGTGATCCCATACTTTGGCTACTCTACCATGGAACGTGCGGTATTAAGTGGCGAGATCGTGACCGCCAAGACCAGGGCTCGTTTACTATCATCCATCCCGCGATCTAACCGGGGCAACAAGGTGTTACTGTTCGACCTGCACTCCGAGGGCATTCAATATTACTTTGAGCACGACCTGTACCCGGTACATGTTTACTGCAAGGACCTGGTGATCGAGGCGGCACGCCAATACGGCGGCACCGACCTGGTGATGGCCAGCACTGATGCGGGCCGCGCCAAATGGGTAGAATCATTGGCCAACGATATGGGTGTAAGCGCCGCCTTCATCCTTAAACGCCGCCTTAAAGGCGACCATACAGAGGTAAGCGCTATTAACGCTGATGTGGCCGGCAAAACAGTAGTGATCTACGACGACATGATCCGTTCGGGAGGCAGCATTATCAACGCCGCCAAGACCTACAAAGAAGCGGGCGCAGGCGACATCTACGTGATCACTACCCACGGCCTGTTCGTTAATGATGGCATCAACAAGCTGCGCGACTCAGGCCTGATCAAAAAATTGATCTGCACCGACTCGCATGTGAACACCCAGCACATCAACGATGATTTTGTAGAGGTACGCAGCATCGACAAACTGATCGCCTCCGTGATCTGA
- a CDS encoding glycoside hydrolase family 3 N-terminal domain-containing protein, with product MQRTLLLALALSGLSYNAIAQKARPANTHSVDERVNQLLAQMTLEEKVGQLNQYTSDRLATGPLTENSSKYEDIKTGKVGSMLNVRGAKDTRMVQELAMRSRLKIPLLFGLDVIHGYRVTFPIPLAEASSWDMKAIETSARVAAAESAAAGIHWTFAPMVDIARDPRWGRVMEGAGEDTYLGSMIAKARVKGFQGKQLGDLDAVMACVKHFAAYGAAIGGRDYNSVEMGDRTLWETYLPPFKAALDAGAATFMNSFNDLNGIPATGNSYLQRDILKGKWGFTGFVVSDWSSIKEMIPHGFAKDPAQAAEIAIKAGSDMDMEGRAYITSLVKLVNDKKVDVAIIDDAVRRILRKKFELGLFDDPYRFSNEAREKKELNSYANRAKARDVAKRSIVLLKNDGQLLPLSKNTKTIAVIGPLGRSNIDMMGFWSVKWDNDKLVSVYEGLENKLGKNTKLLYAKGCGITDTSKAGFAEAVATAKQADVVIMAVGEAYDMSGEAKSKANIHIPGVQEELVKAVQATGKPVVVLTMSGRPMIFNWIADNAKAILHTWWLGSEAGNAIADVLFGDYDPAGKLTMSFPRSEGQIPVYYNHKSTGRPSPTDLAGSYRSGYLDMPNSPRYAFGYGLSYTTFELSDLKLDKKAFVDTDSITVTCNLKNTGKYAGEEVVQLYLQDVVASVTRPVQELKGFEKVSLKPGESKTIKFVINKEMLSFYDQQMKWTAEPGEFKLMIGNSSDHITLRTNFELTDRSANQ from the coding sequence ATGCAAAGAACATTACTGTTGGCCCTGGCGCTTTCGGGGCTCAGCTATAACGCCATAGCGCAAAAGGCCAGGCCGGCCAACACACACTCGGTAGACGAGCGGGTTAACCAGTTGCTGGCTCAAATGACCCTTGAAGAAAAGGTAGGCCAATTGAATCAGTATACCAGCGACCGTTTGGCTACCGGCCCGCTCACCGAGAATTCGAGCAAGTATGAAGATATAAAGACCGGCAAGGTTGGCTCGATGCTTAATGTGCGCGGCGCAAAGGATACCCGCATGGTACAGGAACTGGCCATGCGTTCGAGGTTAAAGATACCGCTGCTTTTCGGGCTGGATGTGATACACGGTTACCGCGTCACTTTCCCCATACCATTGGCCGAAGCTTCGTCATGGGATATGAAGGCAATCGAGACATCGGCCCGGGTGGCCGCTGCAGAATCGGCCGCGGCAGGTATACACTGGACATTCGCCCCAATGGTTGATATTGCCCGCGACCCACGCTGGGGCAGGGTGATGGAAGGAGCAGGTGAGGACACTTACCTCGGCTCAATGATCGCCAAGGCGCGGGTGAAAGGCTTCCAGGGCAAACAACTGGGTGACCTGGATGCCGTAATGGCTTGCGTGAAACACTTTGCCGCATACGGCGCTGCCATTGGCGGCCGCGATTATAACTCAGTAGAAATGGGGGACCGAACGTTGTGGGAGACCTATCTGCCACCGTTCAAGGCCGCACTGGACGCAGGTGCTGCTACGTTCATGAACTCCTTCAACGATCTGAATGGCATTCCCGCCACCGGCAACAGCTATTTGCAGCGCGATATTTTGAAAGGCAAATGGGGCTTCACCGGTTTTGTGGTGAGCGACTGGAGTTCGATCAAAGAGATGATCCCGCATGGTTTTGCCAAAGATCCTGCCCAGGCCGCGGAGATAGCCATTAAGGCCGGTAGTGATATGGACATGGAAGGCCGTGCATACATCACCAGCTTGGTCAAACTGGTTAATGATAAAAAGGTGGACGTGGCCATCATCGATGATGCCGTACGCCGCATCCTGCGTAAAAAATTTGAGCTTGGGCTTTTTGATGATCCTTACCGTTTCAGCAATGAGGCGCGTGAGAAAAAAGAGTTGAACAGTTATGCCAACCGCGCCAAAGCACGTGACGTGGCCAAGCGTAGCATCGTGCTATTAAAGAATGATGGTCAACTGCTGCCTTTATCAAAGAACACCAAGACCATTGCCGTGATCGGCCCCTTGGGTAGGTCAAATATCGATATGATGGGCTTTTGGTCGGTCAAGTGGGATAACGATAAACTGGTATCGGTTTACGAAGGTTTGGAGAACAAACTGGGTAAGAATACCAAGTTGTTATATGCCAAAGGCTGCGGTATCACCGATACTTCAAAAGCCGGTTTTGCAGAAGCCGTTGCTACTGCCAAACAAGCCGATGTGGTGATCATGGCCGTTGGCGAGGCTTATGATATGAGCGGCGAAGCCAAAAGCAAGGCTAATATCCACATACCGGGCGTGCAGGAAGAACTGGTGAAGGCCGTACAAGCCACGGGCAAGCCGGTGGTGGTGCTCACCATGTCGGGCCGGCCAATGATCTTCAACTGGATCGCCGATAATGCTAAAGCCATACTGCACACCTGGTGGTTAGGCAGCGAGGCGGGTAATGCCATTGCTGATGTATTGTTCGGTGATTATGATCCCGCCGGTAAACTGACCATGAGCTTCCCACGCAGCGAAGGACAGATCCCGGTGTATTACAACCACAAAAGTACAGGGCGTCCATCTCCGACCGATCTGGCAGGCAGTTACCGTTCAGGTTATCTCGACATGCCCAACAGTCCACGATATGCGTTCGGGTACGGTTTGAGTTACACCACCTTTGAGCTGAGTGATCTTAAGCTGGATAAAAAAGCTTTTGTAGATACCGATTCCATCACCGTGACCTGTAATCTCAAAAACACCGGTAAATACGCCGGCGAAGAGGTGGTACAGCTTTATCTGCAGGATGTGGTGGCCAGCGTGACGCGACCTGTACAGGAGCTAAAAGGCTTTGAAAAGGTATCATTAAAGCCGGGCGAAAGCAAGACGATCAAATTTGTGATCAACAAGGAGATGCTGTCGTTCTATGATCAGCAAATGAAGTGGACCGCCGAACCGGGCGAGTTCAAATTAATGATCGGAAATTCTTCGGACCATATCACCTTACGTACTAACTTTGAGTTGACCGACCGGTCCGCGAACCAATGA